A stretch of DNA from Nitrospinota bacterium:
GATAAACAGCGCTGAAAAGAAGAGCAGGAAAAAGGAGAAGAAAGCGGTTCAGGAGTCTGCCGGCGTATCTGTCGAAAGATACCGGGGATCCGTAAATACCGCGCTTGCGCTCATCCTCATCTCAGGTTTCAGCATGTTGGCATTTGAGGTATTGTGGACCCGCGGTTTTATTGTCTCCTTCAAATCAACTGTCTATCTCTTCAGCAATCTCCTTACAGTATTCCTTCTCGGCATGGCGTTCGGGAGCCATCTTTCAAGCAGATGGATCGACAGGCTGGAAGACCCATTAAAGATTTTCGGACTTGTTCAGGTGGGCATAGGACTCTTCGGGATACTTAGCGTTGTATTCTTCTCCTATTCGGAAAGCCTTGCGTCCAGTCTGGGGATGATGCTTGGGCAGATAACCTGGGTGAAAGATATAATAGTGATGTTTATTCTGATGCTCTTTACATTCTTCCTCCCCGCAACCCTGATGGGAATCTCCTACCCGGTCATCTGTCGTGTTGCCACGGATTCGCTCAGTTCAATAGGAAAAGACGTCGGCCTCGTTTATGCGGTTGGTACCGCAGGCGGAATTGCCGGCTCGCTTTTCGCAGGTTTCCTTCTGATACCCTCCTTCGGTTTGCAGTATGGAATCTTTATTGTCTCTGCGATCTCTCTCATAAACGGCTATGCCGGCCTTTTTAACTCCAATTCGCGAAAAACTCTTGGGCCGGTTCTTCCAATAACGGCGGTACTGGCTATTATGACCGTAATAGGCTTCAAAATATCAGGTACCGATATCGGCATCGGGACGAGGTCGGATGGCAGGCTGATTTTCAGCAAGGAAGACGTTATGGGGACGGTCAAGGTCGAGGAGAAGTGGGAAAATGGGCCTTTGACCCTTATGGTAAACAACTACCAGCTGGCGACAAGCGGCGATATCGCCGTTCGTTTCGGGCATATCCCGCTCCTGCTAAAACCGGATTCAAAAGATGTCCTTGTGATATCACTTGGCTCCGGAATAACGTCAGGTTCGGTCGGTGATCATCCGGTCGAAAGCATTGAGTCGGTAGAAATAGTGCCGGCGCTACTTGATATCCAGCCTCTGTTCAAGGAGTACAACCATAATATAATCGCAGACAAGCGTTTTCACCTTACTTTCTGGGATGGAAGGCATTATATAAAGGTTACCAGGAAGAGTTACGACCTCGTCATCTCGGACCTGTTCCAGCCTGACAGCGCCGGTGTTGGGAACCTGTACAGTCTGGAGCATTTCCGGAATGTGAAGAAAAAGCTGAAGAGCGGTGGAGCAATGGCCCAGTGGCTCCCACTCTATCAGATCTCGCCCGAAAGCCTGAAAGTGGTTATGCGCACCTTCGCCTCCGTTTTCGAGCATGTCGTCGTATGGTCGGGCGATGTAAACAGCGAGTTTCCGACGCTGATGCTTC
This window harbors:
- a CDS encoding fused MFS/spermidine synthase gives rise to the protein MGRAKDDEISLPGNINSRTGNILLACFFMSGAAGLVYQVAWVRILSLVFGNTIYAVSIVVAGFMTGLALGSHVWGKWIDKIKVPLNTYIKLEIGIALASLAITLLIFLLDDVIVSLMSVDSISSGGWLIVRYILVFILLLAPTFLMGGTTPVMSKFYVNDFEKVGEGIGSIYAANTYGAMFGCFFTGFLLVPFIGVNATIAFAAFLNMLVAWILTLLGKNFAMDSGEKSLAINSAEKKSRKKEKKAVQESAGVSVERYRGSVNTALALILISGFSMLAFEVLWTRGFIVSFKSTVYLFSNLLTVFLLGMAFGSHLSSRWIDRLEDPLKIFGLVQVGIGLFGILSVVFFSYSESLASSLGMMLGQITWVKDIIVMFILMLFTFFLPATLMGISYPVICRVATDSLSSIGKDVGLVYAVGTAGGIAGSLFAGFLLIPSFGLQYGIFIVSAISLINGYAGLFNSNSRKTLGPVLPITAVLAIMTVIGFKISGTDIGIGTRSDGRLIFSKEDVMGTVKVEEKWENGPLTLMVNNYQLATSGDIAVRFGHIPLLLKPDSKDVLVISLGSGITSGSVGDHPVESIESVEIVPALLDIQPLFKEYNHNIIADKRFHLTFWDGRHYIKVTRKSYDLVISDLFQPDSAGVGNLYSLEHFRNVKKKLKSGGAMAQWLPLYQISPESLKVVMRTFASVFEHVVVWSGDVNSEFPTLMLLGSSEPILINPAMLHERMDTESVTMDMIEYADPLSFLSFYVMDRDGVMKFTEGSPINSDNRPVIEYTEPRKIWNRKENAVFNFASLVSARQLSTKLLPGADEDAELYTAIKKYFDARTKLLEGKVEHAKRNYNLEVEKYKEAAALAPIDPYLALSVFDLGYLYYNRGDLKTAIKLFEWTKVINSDLPEVHFYLAKTYQKLGMPEKSENSFKELARLRPQLAEKLVVK